One Deltaproteobacteria bacterium DNA window includes the following coding sequences:
- a CDS encoding N-acetylmuramoyl-L-alanine amidase, translating to MISWIGFLGNSAIASNSPSRAYEEARHSYFLLKADKKKQQLRHNWQNVIEEFQSIAAKYPKNTQSVKALYTAAELWRGLYAVSFLENDLDNAIAAYERVASEYTNSNLADDALWHQAQLILQYKQDETAATKVLDHLLEKYPSGDMAASAQNLRSKIAPSHNLPKESYIVDNAKDLKTNSMKDNEKNHSIKIEAIKHWSNPEYSRIVLYFSHETKTREHIKNTNNTSITSQITVDIIDTQLAANVYKPDIIKDELVADVQFIPNNDGVSLKLSFKQPIEYRLLTLENPYRFVIDSFVVTTPEQELTKPALKTRRVVIDPGHGGRDSGARSASGLLEKKITLSIAKKIQSILINRGIDAILTRNKDITLSLEERTAIANRVKADLFISIHTNAHKNKNVSGIETYYLNTTDDRYSLRLAARENATQEKHVSDLQLMLADLATKANTAESQKLAFAIQNELVNQLRPINSKFHNKGVKGSLFYVLLGARMPAVLVETAFISNPVEAKLLQSTKYQKTIANAVADAVSKSLAQPLIVAQP from the coding sequence ATGATTAGTTGGATAGGATTCTTGGGCAATTCTGCCATTGCGTCAAACTCTCCCTCTCGTGCATATGAAGAGGCTAGACACTCATATTTTTTACTAAAAGCAGATAAAAAAAAGCAGCAATTACGCCATAATTGGCAAAATGTTATTGAAGAATTTCAAAGCATAGCAGCGAAGTATCCAAAAAACACTCAATCAGTAAAAGCCTTATATACGGCTGCAGAATTATGGCGTGGACTATACGCGGTGTCTTTTCTTGAAAACGATCTTGATAATGCCATAGCTGCCTATGAACGTGTGGCTAGCGAATATACAAATAGTAATTTAGCTGACGATGCATTGTGGCATCAGGCGCAATTAATTTTACAATATAAACAAGACGAAACTGCTGCCACGAAAGTTTTAGATCACCTGCTAGAAAAATATCCCTCTGGAGATATGGCTGCAAGTGCCCAAAATTTAAGGTCTAAGATTGCACCTTCACACAATTTGCCCAAAGAATCTTACATTGTAGATAATGCTAAAGATTTAAAGACCAATTCAATGAAGGATAACGAAAAAAATCATTCGATAAAAATCGAGGCCATAAAACATTGGAGTAATCCTGAGTATTCTCGCATAGTACTGTATTTTAGCCATGAGACTAAAACTCGTGAACATATTAAAAATACTAATAATACTTCAATCACATCGCAGATCACGGTGGATATCATTGATACTCAACTTGCGGCTAATGTTTATAAACCAGATATAATAAAAGATGAGCTTGTCGCTGATGTTCAATTTATTCCTAATAATGACGGGGTAAGTTTAAAACTGTCTTTTAAGCAACCAATAGAATATCGCCTGCTTACTCTTGAAAACCCTTATCGTTTTGTTATTGATTCTTTTGTTGTTACTACACCCGAACAAGAACTTACTAAGCCAGCATTAAAAACACGACGCGTAGTTATTGATCCTGGACATGGTGGTCGTGACAGTGGCGCTCGTTCAGCTTCAGGGTTGTTAGAAAAAAAGATTACTTTGTCTATTGCTAAAAAAATTCAAAGCATTTTAATTAATCGTGGTATTGATGCAATTTTAACACGTAATAAAGATATTACTTTAAGTCTTGAAGAGCGTACTGCTATTGCTAACCGAGTAAAAGCAGACTTATTTATTTCTATACACACCAATGCACATAAAAATAAAAATGTTAGTGGCATTGAAACTTATTATTTGAATACTACGGATGATAGATATTCATTACGTTTAGCTGCCCGAGAAAACGCAACGCAAGAAAAGCATGTGAGTGATTTACAGCTTATGCTAGCTGATTTAGCTACCAAAGCTAATACCGCTGAATCGCAAAAGCTGGCATTTGCTATCCAAAATGAATTAGTTAATCAATTACGCCCAATAAATTCTAAATTTCATAACAAAGGAGTTAAAGGCTCATTATTTTATGTTTTACTTGGAGCGCGTATGCCCGCAGTTTTAGTTGAAACTGCTTTTATCTCCAATCCCGTGGAAGCAAAATTACTTCAATCAACTAAATATCAAAAAACTATTGCAAATGCCGTTGCTGATGCAGTGTCAAAAAGCTTAGCGCAGCCTTTGATTGTAGCGCAACCGTAA
- a CDS encoding MaoC family dehydratase N-terminal domain-containing protein, whose translation MSKPLDFLSIDKGTPIESLSIPALTRVVLARFAGAVDDYNPMYLDDKVAVASGKTSVFAPTNLIMAYIGRMIENWLVGAYLRRFDLKVVRLVWPGDVLTCRGIINDKRREDGECLIEANVWTDNQRGENVAKGIAIAVVPDPEAKSTASFNKTAGIIYNPGGVLIKSKKTIKEKAPTKSKRKALD comes from the coding sequence GTGAGCAAACCGCTCGATTTTTTATCGATTGATAAAGGTACCCCCATTGAGAGTTTATCAATTCCAGCACTCACTCGTGTTGTTTTAGCTCGTTTTGCTGGCGCTGTTGATGATTATAATCCGATGTATCTTGATGACAAAGTGGCTGTTGCTTCTGGCAAAACATCGGTATTTGCCCCAACGAATTTGATTATGGCCTATATTGGGCGCATGATTGAAAATTGGCTTGTGGGTGCTTATTTACGACGTTTTGACCTAAAAGTAGTGCGCTTAGTTTGGCCTGGTGATGTATTAACTTGCCGTGGCATTATTAACGATAAAAGACGTGAAGATGGTGAATGCTTGATTGAGGCAAATGTATGGACTGACAATCAACGTGGTGAAAATGTTGCCAAAGGTATAGCTATTGCTGTTGTTCCTGATCCTGAGGCAAAATCAACAGCTTCATTTAATAAAACTGCGGGTATTATTTACAACCCAGGCGGTGTTTTAATTAAAAGTAAAAAAACCATCAAAGAAAAAGCCCCTACTAAATCAAAACGCAAAGCCTTAGATTGA
- a CDS encoding MaoC family dehydratase N-terminal domain-containing protein, which yields MSVKPQLKQYIGKTISPHTVEIEKGQIRRFATAIGEENPIHFNEEAAKKVGLRTIIAPPTFASALIMPDVFLDVFGWDIQAVIHRAEEYEYFKPIYAGDVLHIGYRISDIYEQPGNSGTLVFVVIETRANDSRNNLVFKGRRVIVKLRS from the coding sequence GTGAGTGTAAAACCTCAACTTAAACAATATATCGGTAAAACTATTAGTCCGCATACGGTCGAAATAGAAAAGGGCCAAATTCGGAGGTTTGCCACCGCTATTGGCGAAGAAAATCCTATTCATTTTAATGAAGAGGCTGCTAAAAAAGTTGGTTTACGCACTATTATTGCTCCTCCAACATTTGCGTCAGCATTAATAATGCCTGACGTATTTCTTGATGTCTTCGGTTGGGATATTCAAGCGGTAATTCATCGCGCTGAGGAATATGAATATTTTAAACCCATATATGCAGGCGATGTATTACATATCGGTTATCGAATATCCGATATTTATGAACAACCTGGTAATAGTGGCACTTTAGTGTTTGTTGTTATTGAGACACGCGCTAACGATAGTCGCAATAACCTCGTTTTCAAGGGTAGGCGCGTAATTGTTAAGTTAAGAAGCTAA
- a CDS encoding UDP-N-acetylmuramate dehydrogenase — protein sequence MPIAFDVPLAPLTTLKLGGRALKFLSAQTENDIIESINNSDAIGEPVLILGGGSNVVISDNGFSGLVIRNCLQGITTYSSSEETQVYVAAGESLADFVAQMVDASLSGIEMLSGIPGTVGAAPVQNVGAYGSDISQVLQDVRVYDRKQKQIKTINVAECDFNYRNSIFRNNSRYIILGVTVKLIKRNYASPVCYKELAQALQINIGSKPPLGQVHKAILQLRRNKGMLLDTDDTESCSVGSFFKNPMITQQKFLLLQNQFLQSQKEKSEDSIPHFIDGDQLKIPAAWLIEQAGFHKGYQKGPVGISRKHALALVNRGGGTTCELIILAREIRDTVLDKFGILLEAEPVFVGITL from the coding sequence ATGCCTATTGCTTTTGATGTGCCTCTGGCACCATTGACAACACTTAAACTTGGTGGCCGTGCTTTAAAATTTCTTTCTGCACAAACTGAAAACGACATAATCGAGAGCATAAACAATAGTGATGCTATCGGTGAGCCGGTTTTAATACTTGGTGGCGGCAGTAACGTGGTAATTAGTGATAATGGTTTTTCTGGTCTGGTGATAAGAAATTGTTTGCAGGGCATCACAACTTATTCCTCTTCAGAAGAGACACAGGTGTATGTCGCTGCGGGTGAATCTTTAGCTGACTTTGTTGCTCAAATGGTCGATGCTAGTTTGTCTGGCATCGAAATGCTCAGTGGTATTCCGGGAACTGTAGGAGCTGCTCCAGTGCAGAATGTTGGAGCATATGGTTCGGATATTTCACAAGTTCTGCAAGATGTAAGAGTATATGATCGTAAGCAAAAACAAATAAAAACTATAAATGTCGCTGAGTGTGATTTTAATTATCGCAATAGCATTTTTCGTAATAACTCACGTTATATTATTCTAGGGGTTACGGTTAAGTTAATTAAGAGAAATTATGCTAGCCCTGTTTGTTACAAAGAATTAGCACAGGCACTTCAAATTAATATTGGTTCAAAACCACCACTCGGCCAAGTGCATAAAGCAATATTGCAGCTTCGTCGTAATAAGGGGATGTTATTAGATACAGATGATACTGAGTCATGCAGCGTTGGTTCTTTTTTTAAAAACCCGATGATAACGCAACAAAAATTTTTGCTATTACAGAATCAATTTTTACAAAGTCAAAAAGAAAAAAGTGAAGATTCTATTCCGCATTTTATTGATGGTGATCAATTAAAAATACCAGCGGCATGGCTTATTGAACAAGCAGGTTTTCACAAAGGTTATCAAAAAGGACCTGTTGGAATTTCACGCAAGCACGCATTAGCTTTAGTGAATCGAGGTGGTGGTACAACTTGCGAACTTATTATTTTAGCTCGCGAAATAAGAGATACTGTTTTAGATAAATTTGGTATTTTGCTTGAGG
- the rpsT gene encoding 30S ribosomal protein S20 — MARHKSAQKRARQSEVRAARNNSIKHRVSHKIRLFREALTSGDRAKASETLACASRELQKAASKGVLHIRNAARRISRLALAFNSSAK, encoded by the coding sequence GTGGCAAGACATAAGTCAGCACAAAAAAGAGCACGACAATCTGAGGTTCGTGCAGCCCGCAATAATAGTATTAAGCACAGGGTTTCCCATAAAATTCGCCTATTTCGTGAAGCGTTGACTAGTGGCGATCGCGCTAAAGCTAGTGAGACACTGGCTTGTGCGAGTCGCGAATTACAAAAAGCTGCATCCAAAGGCGTCTTGCATATACGAAATGCAGCACGTCGCATTTCACGTTTAGCTTTAGCTTTTAATAGCTCTGCCAAGTAA